The stretch of DNA TTCCTTCCGTTTCCGAAACAACAGACTGGGGATTAGACCACGGTGCGTGGCCAATGCTGATGCACTTATTTCCAGATGCCAATATCCCGGTTTTTCAGCTAAGTATTGATTATTACGCCAAACCCGAATATCATTATGAGTTGGGCAAACAAATAAAATCATTGCGAAACAAAGGGGTGTTAATAATTGGTAGCGGTGCACTTATCCATAATTTGCCATTGGCAATGCAAAAAATACGTACAAACAATACAACTCCTTACGGCTGGGAGGCAGAATACGATGCTTGGATTAAACAACAAATTGATTCCCGAAACTTTGCCAATCTCATTAATTACCAAAACAGTCATAAATTAGGAAAATTAGCCGCACCTACGCCCGATCACTACGTTCCTGTACTTTACAGTTTGGGACTTATGGATAAGACTGATGAAATCAAGCATTTTTTCGAAGGTGAGCCAAACATTCCGGCTTTTAGCGAACGCAGTTTTATTATTGAATCCTGAAATAAAATGCATTGTTTTACGGACAAAAAAAAAGAGTAGCGGCAAAAGAACGAAACTTGGACTGGCCATAATTTAGTGCGCGAGGCACTAGGTTTAGTATTTCGCAAAGGTTAACTAACACGTGCGGGATGGAACGCTGATTGGGCTGATTTACGCTGATTTTTATTTTTATCAGCGCAAATCAGTAAAATCAGCGGCATCAGCGTTCTGTTTCTTAACCCGGATTATTTTCACTCAACTACTTACCGCTCCCGACCTCCCAGATGCCGGAAATCATTCAAGTTTTCAATCATTGGAAATAGAGGGTGCGGCCTGAAAATAAGCTTTGTCGTCGAGGGTCTCAAGCATGAACCGGGCAACGTCTTTCCTCGAAATAGCCATCTTTAGCTTTTTGCTCCCTCCGATGCTGACACGGGTTGGTTTGGATGCCTGGGAGTTGGTCAAGCCCACAGGTCGGACGGCTGTCCAGTTCAGCCCGGAGTTTTTCAGTACTTTCTCCTGCTCTTCGTGCCCTTTGTAGGCGATGCCAACATTGGTTTTGTTGATTAAAAACCGGAACATCCAGTTGGCTTCCCGGTAGCTGTCGCCTGCACCCCAAGCCGAAACGGTCAGCACCCGGCTGACGCCGTGTTTTTTCATGGACTCCACAATGTGAGTCATGGAAACCTTCAACAAATCGGGGGGTGATTTCACCTTTGCCCAAGGGTTGTCGGCGGTGCGGGCTATATTTAAGGCAACAAAGACGGTATCGGCTCCTTTTATGGCCATCTCCACATCTTCCTTTTTCATGGGAGTGCCCTGCAAAACTTCGAGGCGTTCGTGCTGAATGTTAAATGAAGCCGGATTTCTGACCAGGGCTTTTACTTTGTATCCCTTGTCGAGTGCCTGGCGGAGGATTTCCAGTCCGGTTCGTCCATTGCCTCCAAAAACTGCAATCGTTTTCATGAATGATGCGTTTTAAAAGTTAATTGCCGGAAATTTCCCCTGTTGCAAACTGGTAGGAGCGGTAAATGATTTTTTTAAGCACTTCCGCTTCTGCTTCATTGCGGGGAGCATATACCATCACAAAATTGGCAGGCAACCAGCCCTTCCTCACGACGGGGTGAAGTTCGCCCCAGCCTTTTTCAATGACTTCCCCGGCATCAGCCATCGGCAAACCGAGGTGCATGCTGCCGTCGCTACCGGGATGGAAATGGGCAAACTCCCGGTCAGCCATAAAGGCATTCTGATTGACGATGGGAAATTCCCTTTTGAGGCAAATTGCCCTTGCACCGAGCACCGAAATACGGGTAGGCTGTTCTTCCGCCTTGGGTAAAGTGGTGAATGCCCACCGGGTCACGCTTTCGATGATTGCCCTGTCCCCGCTCTGCTGGTTTAGTTGCGTATGCGGGTTGGAAGGAGTCGTTGCGGGTTTTTCGCCCAGCCTTGCCGGAAGTTGAAAAGTTGTATCCATGATGCTACTATTTTTAGCGGGTGAAACAAGGCTGCTGCCGCCACACGAACAGAGCGAAAGGCTTGACAATGCTAAAAAGCAGGTTTTTCGGGCAGCGGCAAACAACTGCCTTTTGTAATCCGGCATCACCCCGCAGTATTGTAGTAAAAGCGTTCCGAGATGATTTGCCCGTCTTTCCATCGTTGCACGGCTACCTGGTTCATCTGCGCACGGTGGCCGCCCTGGTAAGTAACGTCCATGCTCCATTCCACCATGCTGGTGTCCTCCCCGGTGTCGACTCCTTTTACTTCTGCGCCGTGCCATTGTTCGATGGCCGCCTGCATTTGTTGCTCCCGCTCCCGGTTGGCAGCTTTGCCCACGGTGGGGGCAGCGTTGTTTTCCTGCATCACCACGTCGGGGTGGTAGAATTTTTCAAAGGCATCCATGACCTGCCCTTGCAAAATCATGCTGTTCAGTTGTTCGACTTTTTCTTTCAGGTTCATAAGTTGAATTTTTAAAAAATTAAGGTAAAATCGTTCGTTCGCAAATGTATGTTTAAACAACTGATGTTTAAACATTGTTTAAGGCAAAATAAAGATGCCTCATTGGAGACATCCCTATTTTACTTGTTCAGCTTGTTTATTGACCTATCACTTAGTCCGCTGCCAGCACAGTGCTACTGAGGGCGACAGCGTCTTCCGGGGTATGGTTGCCGCCGCCGTTGCCTTTTCTGTGGCTAAAAAAATCCTTGATGTTGTCCACAACCTGGTACAGCACGGGCACGATGAACAGCGTAAGCACCATGGAACTGAGCAAGCCCCCGATGAGCGCCCAAGCCAAACCGTTTTTCCATTCTGCACCTGCACCCTTGGCAAGGGCAATGGGCACCATGCCCACCACCAGCGCAAGGGTCGTCATCAGGATGGGGCGGAGCCGAACCATGCCAGCCTGTATGAGCGCCTGGGTGGTTTTCATCCCTTCGGCTTTAGCCTGGTTGGCAAAATCCACCAAAAGGATGGCGTTCTTGGATACCAGACCATTTAGCATGATGATGCCAAGGATGGAGAAGATGTTGAGCGTCTCCAGTGTGAGGGCAAGGGCAAGCAATGCGCCGCACAGTCCCACGGGTATGGAGAACATCACCACAAAGGGATACACGTAAGAGTCGTACAACGCCACCAAAATCAGATAGACAAAAATGAACGACACGAGGAAAGCAGTGCCCAAGCTGCCAAAGGACTCCGATTGGCGGCGAAGGTCTCCTTCGTAATTGATTTTAGTGCCGGAAGGCGGCGGGTTTTCGGCGACCCATTGCTGGAGGGCTGCGCCAACGGTGCCGGATGACTGTCCCAGCACCTTTGATTTTACCGTGACGGAAGGGATGCGGTTGAGCCGTTCCAGGCGGGCCGGGCCCGTTGTTTCCCGGATGGCGGCAAACTGACTGAGCCGGATGAGCTTGCCCTTGTTGTTCATCAGTGTGAGGTTGGCGATGTCGGAAGGGGCGTTCCGGTCGAAGGCATCGAGCTTGATGTTGATGTCGTACTCCTTGCCGCCCGTGCGGAATTCCGCATCGGTGTTGCCGCTATACGCCGCCTGCAGGGTTGCCCCCACCATGCCGATGTTCAGCCCCAGTTCTGCCATGCGGGTGCGGTCCACCTCGATGCTGATTTCGGGGTTGCCCTCTTCGAGGGAAAGCTCCGC from Saprospiraceae bacterium encodes:
- a CDS encoding class III extradiol ring-cleavage dioxygenase; the encoded protein is MERKKFLQSILALTAMGTLSSLKNFTDTLPSQSKKMPVLFTSHGNPMDIPVSRSDREFWQKLYDLGINLQKNYEVKAALVVSAHWCTKGTFVNVSPDQKQIYDYYGFPEEYYKVYYNAKGSPEIAHEVKKIVPSVSETTDWGLDHGAWPMLMHLFPDANIPVFQLSIDYYAKPEYHYELGKQIKSLRNKGVLIIGSGALIHNLPLAMQKIRTNNTTPYGWEAEYDAWIKQQIDSRNFANLINYQNSHKLGKLAAPTPDHYVPVLYSLGLMDKTDEIKHFFEGEPNIPAFSERSFIIES
- a CDS encoding SDR family oxidoreductase, with the protein product MKTIAVFGGNGRTGLEILRQALDKGYKVKALVRNPASFNIQHERLEVLQGTPMKKEDVEMAIKGADTVFVALNIARTADNPWAKVKSPPDLLKVSMTHIVESMKKHGVSRVLTVSAWGAGDSYREANWMFRFLINKTNVGIAYKGHEEQEKVLKNSGLNWTAVRPVGLTNSQASKPTRVSIGGSKKLKMAISRKDVARFMLETLDDKAYFQAAPSISND
- a CDS encoding DUF5519 family protein: MDTTFQLPARLGEKPATTPSNPHTQLNQQSGDRAIIESVTRWAFTTLPKAEEQPTRISVLGARAICLKREFPIVNQNAFMADREFAHFHPGSDGSMHLGLPMADAGEVIEKGWGELHPVVRKGWLPANFVMVYAPRNEAEAEVLKKIIYRSYQFATGEISGN
- a CDS encoding nuclear transport factor 2 family protein, with product MNLKEKVEQLNSMILQGQVMDAFEKFYHPDVVMQENNAAPTVGKAANREREQQMQAAIEQWHGAEVKGVDTGEDTSMVEWSMDVTYQGGHRAQMNQVAVQRWKDGQIISERFYYNTAG